In Pasteurella multocida subsp. multocida OH4807, a genomic segment contains:
- a CDS encoding 2-amino-4-hydroxy-6-hydroxymethyldihydropteridine pyrophosphokinase (COG0801 7,8-dihydro-6-hydroxymethylpterin-pyrophosphokinase), protein MNITYIALGSNLNTPVAQLQAALEALDALPETQVMKVSSFYQSKPLGPQDQPDYVNAVACLHTCLSPLALLDHLQQIEQTQGRVRLRRWGERTLDLDILLYGNEVMQTPRLTLPHYDMTNREFVIVPLFEIAPTLTLPNGVKLSELYPQFAQHEMNIVSTASR, encoded by the coding sequence ATGAACATCACTTATATTGCGTTGGGAAGTAATTTGAATACGCCTGTTGCTCAGTTACAAGCGGCATTAGAGGCATTAGATGCACTCCCTGAAACGCAAGTCATGAAAGTGAGTTCCTTTTATCAAAGCAAGCCGCTCGGTCCACAAGATCAACCCGACTATGTGAATGCGGTGGCTTGTTTACATACTTGCCTCTCTCCCCTCGCGCTTTTGGATCATTTACAACAGATTGAACAAACGCAAGGGCGTGTACGATTACGCCGTTGGGGTGAGCGTACACTGGATTTGGATATCTTGTTGTATGGGAATGAGGTGATGCAAACCCCACGCCTGACATTGCCTCATTATGATATGACCAATAGGGAGTTTGTGATTGTCCCGTTATTTGAAATTGCTCCGACTTTAACGCTGCCCAATGGGGTAAAATTGAGCGAGTTATATCCACAATTTGCTCAACATGAGATGAATATTGTGTCTACTGCGTCACGTTAA
- the metX gene encoding homoserine O-acetyltransferase (COG2021 Homoserine acetyltransferase), with amino-acid sequence MAAQTVRLFTEDAFYLNLGGKLTHLDIAYQTYGQLNAEKNNAVLICHALTGDAEPYFADESQAGWWQSFMGEGLALDTSRYFFICSNVLGGCKGTTGPASAHPENNKPYGSQFPNIVVQDIVKLQKALLDFLEIPHLHAVIGGSFGGMQATQWAIDYPDFVDNVVNLCSSLLFSAEAIGFNHVMRQAVMNDPNFNGGDYYEHQPPEQGLAIARMLGMLTYRTDLQLTKAFGRAIKSDAQFWGDYFQVESYLSYQGKKFLGRFDANSYLHLLRALDLYDPSLNYGNMHTALSRIKARYTLVAVENDQLFKLAELHKSKALLEECGVNLHYYECLSDYGHDAFLVDYTLFEHKIRAGLAGD; translated from the coding sequence ATGGCAGCACAAACAGTACGACTTTTCACAGAAGACGCATTTTATCTCAATTTAGGTGGAAAACTGACGCATCTTGATATTGCCTATCAAACGTATGGACAATTAAATGCAGAGAAAAATAATGCTGTCTTGATTTGCCATGCTTTAACTGGCGATGCAGAGCCCTATTTTGCAGATGAATCGCAAGCAGGGTGGTGGCAAAGTTTTATGGGCGAAGGGTTAGCACTTGATACGTCCCGTTATTTCTTTATTTGTTCTAATGTACTCGGGGGCTGTAAAGGGACAACAGGTCCCGCCTCTGCTCACCCTGAAAATAACAAACCTTATGGCAGTCAATTTCCCAATATTGTAGTACAAGATATCGTGAAGCTACAAAAAGCGCTGCTTGATTTTCTTGAAATCCCTCATTTACATGCCGTGATCGGTGGCTCATTTGGCGGCATGCAGGCAACACAATGGGCAATTGATTATCCTGATTTTGTTGATAATGTCGTCAATTTATGTTCCTCATTGCTGTTTAGTGCCGAAGCAATTGGTTTTAATCACGTGATGCGTCAAGCGGTGATGAATGATCCCAATTTCAATGGTGGTGACTATTATGAACATCAGCCACCAGAACAAGGACTGGCAATTGCTCGTATGCTAGGCATGCTCACGTATCGAACTGATTTACAATTAACCAAAGCATTTGGGCGCGCCATCAAGTCCGATGCACAATTTTGGGGCGACTATTTTCAAGTGGAATCTTACCTCAGTTATCAAGGGAAAAAATTTTTAGGGCGCTTTGATGCGAATAGCTATCTTCATCTCTTGCGAGCTTTAGATCTATACGATCCGAGTTTGAATTACGGCAATATGCATACCGCACTTTCGCGCATTAAAGCACGCTATACACTGGTCGCAGTCGAAAATGATCAATTATTTAAGCTCGCAGAGTTACACAAAAGCAAAGCGTTATTGGAAGAATGTGGCGTCAATTTACACTATTACGAATGTTTATCAGATTATGGTCATGACGCATTTTTAGTGGATTACACCCTATTTGAACACAAAATTCGCGCAGGGCTAGCAGGAGATTAA
- a CDS encoding protein SanA (COG2949 Uncharacterized membrane protein), with translation MPPAHVVLFLFLLSWFIIKNRHLNVFTYKSTKIQLALQLFFHYGEAQFSSHHNSFNMTRIFAFFKPAFCKRLIRYVVMSLSSFAVILLLIDQVISLSVQKNIYTDVNTLPYRPYGLVLGTSKYFDKNTLNLFYHNRLLSAYEAFSAHKVDYLLLSGDNRTHQYNEPRSMFKDLRKMGLPQEFMYMDFAGFRTLDSVIRAKQVFNAHSFTIITQKFHCERALFIAQYYDIDAICFVAEYPHGHYFVRFREFFARIVAIVDLLMEKEPHFLGDPEPLPPPVTVPIVELDSKKDTP, from the coding sequence ATGCCACCCGCCCATGTCGTTTTATTTTTATTCTTGTTATCGTGGTTTATTATTAAAAATAGACATCTAAACGTCTTTACGTACAAATCTACTAAAATTCAGCTTGCACTTCAACTCTTTTTTCATTATGGTGAAGCTCAGTTCTCATCTCATCATAATAGCTTCAACATGACTCGGATTTTTGCGTTTTTCAAACCTGCCTTTTGCAAACGGTTGATTCGTTATGTGGTGATGAGCCTATCCTCTTTTGCGGTGATCTTATTGCTGATTGATCAAGTCATCAGTCTTTCTGTGCAAAAAAATATTTATACTGATGTCAACACATTACCTTATCGACCTTATGGTCTGGTATTAGGTACATCAAAATATTTTGACAAAAATACCCTCAATCTTTTTTATCATAATCGTTTACTGTCTGCTTATGAGGCTTTTTCTGCACATAAAGTGGATTATTTACTGTTAAGTGGCGATAACCGTACCCATCAATATAACGAGCCTCGCAGTATGTTTAAAGATTTACGTAAAATGGGGCTGCCACAAGAATTTATGTATATGGATTTTGCTGGGTTTCGGACCTTAGACTCGGTAATCAGAGCAAAACAGGTGTTTAATGCGCATTCGTTTACGATTATTACGCAAAAATTTCACTGCGAACGTGCTTTGTTTATTGCTCAATATTACGATATTGATGCTATTTGCTTTGTAGCAGAATACCCACATGGGCATTATTTTGTTCGATTTCGGGAATTTTTTGCCCGTATTGTAGCCATTGTGGATTTATTAATGGAAAAAGAACCGCACTTTTTGGGAGATCCAGAACCGCTTCCTCCCCCCGTCACGGTTCCTATCGTCGAGTTGGACAGCAAAAAAGACACACCTTAG
- a CDS encoding DNA-binding transcriptional regulator FruR (COG1609 Transcriptional regulators) produces the protein MKLDELARLAGVSRTTASYVVNGKAKTYRVSDKTIQRVEELIKKYDFKPNAMAAGLRAGKSHTIGLIVPDFENISYAKIARRLEAGCREKGYQLLIACSNDNAETEISCAKHLFQRQIDALIVSTALPPDTDFYQRMATIPVVGFDRPLNLNEDRLLTDDEGDAYRLAQRLIEQHGHKRTLFLSALPDFYISYKREKGFRAACELALTDVTYLYATQFDKAASAEVFAQWLEHNPLPEVMFVTSLTLLQGVFQVLIERYHGIPEQLVIATFGHHEMLDLLENKVICCVQNHDHIAQALLARVFAKVMSKPKLTVAQEQVMVRQIIET, from the coding sequence GTGAAATTAGATGAGCTTGCCAGATTGGCTGGCGTTTCGCGTACGACAGCCAGTTATGTGGTCAATGGAAAAGCCAAAACGTACCGTGTCAGTGATAAAACTATCCAAAGAGTGGAAGAGCTGATTAAAAAATACGACTTTAAACCGAATGCAATGGCAGCAGGTCTTCGGGCAGGCAAAAGCCATACTATCGGATTAATTGTGCCTGATTTTGAAAATATCAGCTATGCCAAAATTGCTCGCCGCTTAGAAGCAGGATGTCGTGAAAAAGGCTATCAACTTTTAATTGCCTGCTCAAATGATAATGCAGAGACAGAAATCAGTTGTGCAAAACATTTATTTCAACGCCAAATTGACGCGCTCATTGTCTCTACTGCGTTACCACCAGACACCGACTTTTATCAACGAATGGCAACTATTCCTGTCGTGGGGTTTGATCGCCCATTAAACTTGAACGAAGACCGTTTATTAACAGATGATGAAGGTGATGCGTATCGTTTAGCACAGCGTTTAATTGAACAACATGGACATAAACGCACCTTATTTCTGAGTGCACTGCCTGATTTTTATATCAGCTATAAGCGAGAGAAAGGCTTTCGCGCAGCCTGTGAACTCGCGTTAACCGATGTCACTTACTTATATGCTACGCAATTTGATAAAGCAGCAAGTGCTGAGGTGTTTGCACAATGGTTAGAGCATAATCCCTTGCCAGAAGTAATGTTTGTGACATCATTGACTTTATTACAAGGCGTATTTCAAGTCTTAATTGAACGTTATCATGGTATTCCAGAACAACTTGTTATTGCGACTTTCGGACACCATGAAATGTTAGATTTATTAGAAAATAAAGTCATTTGCTGTGTACAAAATCATGATCACATTGCCCAAGCACTTTTAGCGCGTGTTTTTGCTAAAGTCATGTCTAAACCGAAATTGACAGTAGCACAGGAACAAGTCATGGTAAGGCAGATTATTGAAACCTAG
- the ilvH gene encoding acetolactate synthase 3 regulatory subunit (COG0440 Acetolactate synthase, small (regulatory) subunit), with the protein MRRILSVLLENESGALSRVVGLFSQRAFNIESLTVAPTDDPTLSRMTIEAYGDEQVLEQIEKQLHKLVDVFKVINLSDCEHVEREVLLVKVRAQGASRDELKRLADIYRGQIVDVTTKSYTVQLTGTKDKLDAFIQAVKDETSIIEIVRSGLISLSRGEKKLFITIGL; encoded by the coding sequence ATGCGTAGAATTTTATCTGTTTTATTAGAAAATGAATCCGGTGCATTATCACGTGTTGTAGGCTTATTTTCTCAACGTGCTTTTAATATTGAAAGTTTGACTGTGGCACCGACAGACGATCCAACCTTATCACGTATGACGATTGAAGCTTATGGCGATGAACAAGTATTAGAGCAAATTGAAAAACAACTGCATAAACTGGTGGATGTGTTTAAAGTAATCAATTTAAGTGATTGTGAGCATGTCGAGCGAGAAGTGTTATTAGTAAAAGTCAGAGCACAAGGCGCATCTCGCGATGAATTAAAACGCCTTGCCGATATTTATCGTGGCCAAATTGTTGATGTCACGACGAAATCGTATACCGTTCAACTGACGGGAACCAAAGATAAATTGGATGCGTTTATTCAAGCGGTCAAAGATGAAACCAGTATCATTGAAATCGTACGATCTGGATTGATCAGTTTGTCTCGTGGAGAAAAAAAACTGTTTATAACAATCGGTCTGTAG
- a CDS encoding acetolactate synthase 3 catalytic subunit (COG0028 Thiamine pyrophosphate-requiring enzymes [acetolactate synthase, pyruvate dehydrogenase (cytochrome), glyoxylate carboligase, phosphonopyruvate decarboxylase]), with protein sequence MKKLSGAEMVVQSLRDEGVEFLFGYPGGSVLDIYDAIHTLGGIEHILVRHEQAAVHMADGYARATGKVGCVLVTSGPGATNTITGIATAYMDSIPMVVLSGQVMSGLIGSDAFQECDMVGISRPVVKHSFLVKSAEEIPETIKKAFYIASTGRPGPVVIDLPKDVVNPANKFAYHYPEKVELRSYNPTTQGHKGQIKKALKALLVAKKPVLFVGGGAVTANCSEQLTQFARTLHLPVTSSLMGLGAYPSSDKQFLGMLGMHGTYEANNAMHHSDLILGIGVRFDDRTTNNLAKYCPNANVIHIDIDPTSISKNVQATIPIVGSAENVLNEFLALLEEEGLVKSQTSLEEWWQQIEAWKAVKCLSFDRNSTVIKPQQVMEVVYRLTQGEAYVASDVGQHQMFAALHYPFNQPRRWINSGGLGTMGFGLPAALGVKLAYPNATVVCVTGDGSIQMNIQELSTAQQYEIPIVIISLNNRFLGMVKQWQDLIYSGRHSQSYMNSLPDFVKLAEAYGHVGIQINTPDELEEKLTYAFSLKERLVFVDINVDATEHVYPMQVRGGAMNEMILTKPENNHA encoded by the coding sequence ATGAAAAAGTTATCTGGCGCAGAAATGGTTGTGCAGTCCTTAAGGGATGAGGGTGTTGAATTTTTATTCGGGTATCCAGGCGGCTCCGTCTTAGATATTTATGATGCTATACATACGTTAGGGGGGATTGAACATATTTTAGTGCGTCATGAGCAAGCCGCAGTGCATATGGCAGATGGTTACGCCAGAGCCACAGGAAAAGTAGGTTGTGTTTTAGTAACATCCGGTCCTGGTGCAACGAATACCATTACAGGAATTGCCACGGCCTATATGGATTCCATTCCGATGGTTGTGTTATCTGGACAAGTGATGTCGGGTCTAATTGGTAGCGATGCCTTCCAAGAATGCGATATGGTGGGAATTTCTCGTCCTGTCGTAAAACACAGCTTTTTGGTGAAATCTGCAGAGGAAATCCCAGAAACGATTAAAAAAGCATTTTATATTGCGTCAACAGGGCGTCCAGGACCAGTGGTGATCGATTTGCCTAAAGATGTGGTGAATCCTGCGAATAAATTTGCTTACCATTATCCCGAAAAAGTGGAGCTACGTTCTTATAATCCAACCACACAAGGACACAAAGGGCAAATTAAGAAAGCATTGAAAGCACTTTTAGTGGCTAAAAAACCTGTACTCTTTGTTGGTGGGGGGGCGGTCACTGCCAATTGCAGTGAACAATTGACGCAATTTGCGCGCACATTACATTTACCCGTGACGTCTTCATTAATGGGCTTAGGGGCTTATCCAAGTTCAGATAAACAATTTTTGGGTATGTTAGGTATGCACGGAACCTATGAAGCCAATAACGCGATGCACCACAGTGATCTCATCTTAGGGATTGGCGTGCGTTTTGATGATCGTACAACGAATAACTTGGCAAAATATTGCCCGAATGCCAATGTCATTCATATTGATATTGATCCGACGTCTATTTCAAAAAATGTCCAAGCCACGATTCCAATCGTCGGAAGTGCGGAAAATGTGTTAAATGAATTTTTAGCTTTGCTGGAAGAAGAGGGATTAGTCAAATCCCAAACTTCACTTGAAGAGTGGTGGCAACAAATTGAAGCATGGAAAGCGGTGAAATGCTTGTCTTTTGACCGAAATAGTACAGTGATTAAACCGCAGCAAGTGATGGAAGTGGTATATCGCTTAACGCAAGGTGAGGCGTATGTTGCATCCGATGTCGGACAACATCAAATGTTTGCCGCATTACATTATCCTTTTAATCAGCCGCGCCGTTGGATTAATTCCGGTGGGTTGGGTACGATGGGATTTGGCTTGCCAGCAGCCTTAGGCGTGAAATTAGCTTATCCCAATGCAACTGTGGTGTGTGTAACGGGGGATGGCAGTATTCAAATGAATATTCAAGAATTATCAACGGCACAGCAATATGAGATCCCAATTGTGATCATTAGTTTAAATAACCGTTTTTTAGGCATGGTAAAACAATGGCAAGATTTAATTTATTCTGGTCGTCATTCCCAATCTTATATGAACTCATTACCTGATTTTGTTAAATTAGCCGAAGCCTATGGACATGTCGGGATTCAAATTAATACGCCAGATGAATTAGAAGAAAAATTAACCTATGCCTTTTCATTAAAAGAGCGGTTGGTTTTTGTCGATATTAATGTGGATGCCACCGAACATGTTTACCCAATGCAAGTACGAGGCGGTGCGATGAATGAAATGATTTTAACTAAACCGGAGAATAACCATGCGTAG
- a CDS encoding Na+/H+ antiporter family (COG1757 Na+/H+ antiporter) — MELIDYSTSVWSIVPPILALLLAIITRRVILSLSIGIIFGSFMLADFNFANALLYLKNNVTSLAYSDGELNSNNINIVLFLFLLGVLTALLTVSGSNRAFAEWAQRRIKGRRGAKLLAASLVFVTFIDDYFHSLAVGAIASPVTDKFKVSRAKLAYILDSTAAPMCVLMPVSSWGAYIITLIAGLLATYSITEYSPIGAFMTMSAMNFYAIFSILMVFFVSYYAFDIGSMARHEKAALERPESVEEEQTGVQGHVRNLILPIAVLILATVGMMMYTGYEALAADGKPFDVLGAFENTTVGISLVVGGISAVIISTLCIILGRQVNINEYTKAWGVGIKSMLGAVLILLFAWTINNVVGDVKTGVYLSSLVSDNLPVAILPALLFILTAVMAFSTGTSWGTFGIMLPIAAAIAANAAPELMLPCLSAVMAGAVCGDHCSPISDTTILSSTGAKCNHIDHVTTQLPYAILIALASFVGYLVLGFTQSGVLGFVATGGLLAVLVLIFKRN, encoded by the coding sequence ATGGAACTTATTGATTATTCGACGTCCGTTTGGTCTATTGTGCCCCCTATTTTGGCATTGCTCTTAGCCATTATTACTCGTCGTGTTATTTTATCATTGAGCATTGGTATTATTTTTGGTTCATTCATGCTGGCAGATTTTAATTTTGCCAACGCGTTGCTTTATTTAAAAAATAATGTCACGTCTTTGGCATACAGTGATGGGGAATTAAATTCAAATAATATTAATATTGTCTTATTCCTTTTCTTACTGGGTGTGTTAACTGCTCTACTAACGGTTTCGGGGAGTAACCGAGCTTTCGCTGAATGGGCGCAAAGACGCATTAAAGGCAGACGAGGCGCAAAATTGTTGGCGGCGTCTTTGGTCTTTGTGACCTTTATTGATGATTATTTCCACAGTTTAGCGGTCGGTGCAATTGCTAGCCCAGTGACTGATAAATTCAAAGTATCTCGTGCGAAACTCGCCTATATTCTTGATTCAACTGCAGCACCAATGTGTGTATTAATGCCTGTGTCAAGCTGGGGGGCTTATATTATTACTCTGATAGCGGGTCTATTGGCGACATATTCGATTACAGAGTACTCACCAATTGGCGCATTTATGACCATGAGTGCGATGAACTTTTATGCGATTTTCTCCATTTTAATGGTATTTTTTGTATCCTATTACGCCTTCGATATTGGATCTATGGCACGTCATGAAAAAGCAGCCTTAGAGCGTCCCGAGAGTGTTGAAGAAGAACAAACGGGTGTGCAAGGACATGTGCGTAATTTAATTTTACCGATCGCCGTCCTGATTTTAGCTACCGTTGGCATGATGATGTACACTGGCTATGAAGCACTCGCAGCAGACGGCAAACCTTTTGATGTACTAGGTGCGTTTGAAAATACGACAGTTGGAATTTCTCTGGTTGTAGGAGGCATCAGTGCAGTTATCATTTCTACACTGTGCATCATCTTAGGTCGTCAAGTTAACATAAATGAGTATACAAAAGCATGGGGTGTCGGGATTAAATCGATGTTAGGTGCCGTGTTAATTTTATTGTTTGCTTGGACAATCAATAATGTTGTCGGTGATGTGAAAACAGGCGTGTATCTATCTTCATTGGTATCGGACAATTTACCCGTTGCGATTTTACCTGCCTTACTTTTCATTTTGACTGCGGTCATGGCTTTTTCAACGGGAACCAGTTGGGGAACATTCGGTATCATGTTACCGATTGCTGCGGCGATTGCGGCGAATGCCGCCCCAGAATTAATGTTGCCTTGTCTCTCTGCGGTGATGGCAGGGGCAGTATGTGGAGACCACTGTTCGCCTATTTCTGACACTACAATCTTATCGTCAACAGGGGCAAAATGTAACCACATCGATCATGTGACGACACAATTACCTTATGCGATCTTAATTGCGCTTGCATCATTTGTTGGCTATTTAGTACTCGGCTTCACACAATCTGGTGTATTAGGCTTTGTTGCAACAGGTGGATTATTAGCTGTATTAGTGCTGATTTTTAAACGCAATTAA
- a CDS encoding hypothetical protein (COG2916 DNA-binding protein H-NS), with product MNDLLKMLSNVRRLRVLARETNLEQLEIALQKFSLVVEEKREAEQKAEREAAERQARIAKLKESLKQEGITAAELAILLGQESPAQRKKREPRPAKYQYTDENGEVRTWTGQGRTPKMIQQALDAGKSLSSFEI from the coding sequence ATGAATGATTTATTAAAAATGCTAAGCAATGTTCGTCGTTTACGTGTATTAGCACGTGAAACGAATTTAGAACAACTTGAAATCGCCCTACAAAAGTTCTCTCTTGTCGTTGAAGAAAAACGTGAAGCTGAACAAAAAGCAGAACGTGAGGCAGCAGAACGCCAAGCAAGAATTGCAAAATTGAAGGAATCATTAAAGCAAGAAGGAATCACCGCAGCAGAACTCGCAATATTACTCGGTCAAGAGTCGCCTGCTCAACGCAAAAAAAGAGAACCTCGCCCAGCCAAATATCAATATACTGATGAAAATGGTGAAGTAAGAACCTGGACTGGCCAAGGCAGAACGCCTAAAATGATTCAACAGGCATTAGATGCAGGAAAATCATTAAGTTCGTTTGAAATTTAA